The stretch of DNA aaggaatatttcacccaaaaattaaaattcgctcataatttactcttatgccatcccaggtgtgtatgactttctttcttcagaacacaaaagaagattttagaagaatgtttcagctctgtaggtccataaaatgcaagtgaatggtgcaacttttctgaagctccaaaaaggacatatagccatcataaaaattatctatatgattccagtggtctaatatatgacttctgaagtgaaacGCTTCAACGTGTAAGAACTGgattaaactttatttttacaaaaaatgtttgcTCCCAGGTAAGCCTGAGGTTTGTACGTTGAGGGAGGACTTCAAACTGCCTCTCCTGTGACGCAAGCGTGAAAGCCTTCTCTGCACAGATATTCATACGTAGATCCTTTATTAGAAGCCGTTTCTTTGGACTGTGGTACTTTTTCGACACAAAGGAATTTATGCAGTAGTCAGAGCAAGGAGCTCGgtctgaagcatctcctccactcACGCACTTGCATTAAAACCGATTtaaacagctctccttgttcaCTATTCCAAAATGGCAGTTGACATATTCAAATCAGTCAAATGAAGCATCTATGCAAGATTCTCTATGCTCcgctgttgtaaaaaaaaaactgcacttcTGGATTTTTTCCATATTTCACATGTCAGTTCTCGTGTGAACTTGTGcttcaatgctttaataaaaaaaaaaatattaaaatattgatccatttcttacacacaccttgTGTTTTGCTTCAGAAGTCATTATTTTATCCACTGGAGCCGAactgattatttttatgatggctatatgtgctttctggaaatttggcacacattcacttgcactgaatggacctacaagagcttaaatattattctaaaaatctttatttgtgttctgaagaataatgaaagtcatacacatctgggatgacgagagtaaattatgagagaattttcattttacccCTTTAAAAGGTGctgcaagtgattttttttaagaaactacaaacaaaataaaataatgctggGCTTGGTCAGATTTTTTTGATCAGAAGACTatcagctttgaaatatgtattctttttATTGAGCCAAGAACGCAGTCTGTGAAGTTTCATTCTTCAATTGGTCACATGTCTTCTCGTCATACAGATTCGCAGGCCAGAGTTAACCATATTTGAACTTTCATGTCCTTTGTTCAGATGCGTTTGAATGGAGCGCAAAGTCCAGTGTGACAGGGATCAAGTCTGGTGGAAGTTTCACAACAGCTAACATCACTTACAGCTCTTTTAATGATAACCACCTGGGTAGAAAAACCCTTTCATAACCAGTAGCCCAATTTGGTGATCATTGTTTGCCACTGACCAAGTAACCAGGTCTCTCTCACTCACCCTGGGTGAGTCTGTAAGTCACCCCTTTGATGTTGAATTCTGCTGCTCTCTCCAAAGATTTCTGGTACACCCATTGAATGTGCTTAGGGTCATCCCCATCTAGGGCCACATCATCTGAggacaacatttaaaaataaaacaatctgcTTTTGACAATGTTGTAGATTCAGTCCTATGTAGGTAATGCGCATTCATGTACCTCCAAAAGGCTTGTCTTTGGGCCAAAGCAGCATGCGGACATATTCAACACAATGTTCAGGTAATCGTGGCATAGAAGCGATAGTACACATTGGGAAGTTTATCTGAGGACAAAGACCAAAACTATGAAACTTAACAACAGGACTCAGTCGAACTTTGTTTTTGTGACAAACTTGATGCAAATcttaatgatttttttaatgccAATATTAGGGATGTCAATGGattacagtttttaatcaaattaattacataaatgttCTGATTAATTTAACGGATTAatagcatatataaatatttgccaaTTAATGCtatcaaaaaacacaattattcaatATATCTATTTAtagtgattaaataataatatattgaataattatgaatataaaatatattataaatataatatgttcagataattaaaatcattaaattattgtggcagatgaggtAAGCATTGTAAGAAACTGTagaagacactttttgtattattttcattttatagttcAGAAGCCTTGCATTGgccaacagttcacagcaatctattttGCAAATGAACTCGCCGATCTGTTCGAGATAGATTTATTATCAGGGAATTTCTAAAGATGCGTCAATGTACATGTGCATCATACGGACACTTtttgagcatctcactttggttgcgttgcaTCATTAACAGCTTTTTAGgttgccgtgtcaagttaaaggTTGTTTtacaacttaaaacacatcttgagatccctgcatacAAGACTGCGCCTTCCAGCTGTTTCTGAGTGCAAGAACCTGCTCTTATGTTGTGCGGTCAAGCATGAgagtggtttgttgtctgtacagctgcacattgcctattaagctggagttttgcttactgccccctgctgaaaacaggtggtacttcaagcttgaattgctcagatggtaggaatattcctaatGGTGGCCCGGAGACTTGAttaaaagtgttagttcacccaaagattgtctcatcatttactcacccttatgccatcccaggagagtatgactttttcttcagcagaacacatttgaagaaaattatctcagctcaggaggtccttaaaatgcaagtggatggtcatcagacttttgaagctccaaaaagaacagacaatcagcattaacaTCATCAATACGACTCAAGCTGTTAAATTAGAGTCTTATAAAGTGAcaaatcacttttggtgcaaaaaagatacatatgttagtactttttaactataatctgTCATTTCTGGAAAGCAGGAGTATACGTGTGTGCCGTATATGTGTGTGACGTAATCGTGTCGGCACGCGAGACACGCGAGAATTGACAAATGTGCGACACGCctggaagagcagtgctgattacaactgagtaggaggaatgctgtacagaagcttggtTGGTTTAGATATGCATTTGTATCCGTTTGTTTACTCCCAATGgtcgtttgtgtgcttatcctggatgtctcaaccaagagaacgtgagattacatccGTTACATGCCAAtgcgaatacgtcacacgagagaccacatTAATTCAGTGCTCTCGTGAATGAGTATACCGCAGCTGACCAGAagcaatgatttatagttaaaaagtacttaaatatttatatttttcacaccaaaagcaattgtgtcgctttagaagacattaatttaaccgctggagacTTAGGGGCTGAGGTTAATGCTGACTGTgtaatttttggaacttcaaaaatGTCTGAtcgccatccacttgcatttcaaGGACATATTGAgctgatatatttaaaaaaaaaaatcaaatgtgttctgctgaagaaagacagtcattcacacctgggatataatgagggtgagtaaatgatgagagaatttttagttttggttgaactatcccattaagagttttttttttttttatgcattattgtttatataatttagcaaactgaattaatgcattaagttGCCTAagctaaaatactttctcctattacAGCTTATTATGTACaaactattaaaatgaaaatcattCATAGGTTAATTCCCCTGCAAAGTTCCCTGTGGcacaatcaaaacattgctctgcttGTTTAAGCATCTTGACCAGCCCGACACTGCAACAGCATGCTGCTGCTCGCTCaactaatggtgtgagtttagggtGGGACTCTATGTTGGTCAGACTAATGACAAATCGGTTCagaaaatctgtttgaaaacatcaatatttttgcaattccatttggtgacaatAGTGCTGCAGTAATTACACACATCATCTTTAAGCTAAATTGAATATCACATTTCAGGCTTTGCTTTTAAAAACACAAGCCTAGTATGTACATCACACCTGTGGGGGGTAGAGTTCTAGGGTGCAGTCAATGCAAGTGGTCATGCCTGGAAGAATGACTCGAGCATTGCCCTTAAAGCCCTCTGTGCCTCCATCTATAAGAGGAATAATAGAGCTGGGGTCCAGGACACCATCTTCATAGATCAGCAGCGACAGCTAACAAATAGAAAACCAGAAACATAAACTCTAACATAAGAAGCACAGAAACACTATTTAAAGAACATACAAAGGACTCTATATAAAGATATTTGCATGCACTGTTTGTTGATTTATACAGGACAGTAAACACATACCAGCATGCCGTTCATCCATCTTCTCGCAACAACAGAGTCCAGGCCACACACTACTATATGAAATTCTATGCAGCAACACAACATTAGAATTACATGTAAGctttatgaataaataaagggtcaaacacaaattattatttctGACATTAAAGAATAAAATTTCCACATGTTTTATGATGTGTTAGAATAAGATCAGACTATTTATCTTAGATTTCATAAGGAAGTAAAATAGGCTATTTTTACGCCTGTAAAATGTCTCATCCAAGTCCTGGATTTTCTTAAAATGTCTGTATTGGTTATTAAGGGAAACATAAACATATTTTGACACATATATTACAAGAAAACATTTCATAAAGAGAAATATAGCAACATTTCAACATCCCCCACAAATTTTGAGACACATCCCAAAATTAGAGAAATATATTATGATTTGACAGACTATGCAAAGTTTGATACACTGTGTAGAAAGATACGGGACAACATTGCATCCTGTTATTCTGCCGTTTATGAAGTCTGCTGCAACCTCTGCTTTTGATTGCCCCACATCTTTAGGTCTGCAGATACATCAGCAAGCAGTTTAtattagtaaaaaaacaaaaacaaaaaaggaacacaaaaacaaaatcccctctctctctccactcatgATAGAATAGTTATGAAAATGGCAACTAGCAGTTGACTAAGACTAACCTGAAGAGGAACTGTCTGTTGAGATTGGAAACATCAATAGTGTCCATGTCCACCACATCAATGTGTCGAAAACCTGACAAGGCCTTAGTGGGGAAAAAAAAGTTGCACCACAGAAAAACAAATCTTTTTGATTAGAAAAATGATAGAGGTCAACCAGCCTGAATACATGTACATAACAGTATAAGCTAGCAAACAGCCTCTGTGCAACTACAAGGAGGTTTGCAGTAATGGCAGGAACAAACAaagaaacctgtttggaaattACGGAGCAAGAAGAACTATACCAGATCTTTCAGCAGTTCACATCCAAGTCCACCAGCTCCAATAACCAGAATTTTGCATGTGTCCAATAAAAACTGGAGAGACTGCAAGAAGATGCCCAGAGGAAAGAAATAAGCAACATTCAAGTTTCCAAACTGACTGATCTTGCATTAGAATCATGAAACTAAAATGAGACCCATTTAGTGCATTCAATGAATATGTTttgttcaatacatgttaagctcaatcgacagcatttgtgaattAATGTCAACTTTCCCCTCCTTTAAAAGaaaagcagaaatctgggttacagtgtggcacttacaatggaagtgcatgTGGTcgatccataaatgttaaaatactcaatgtttcaaaagtatagccaaaagatgtaaacaattTACGTCTTAACGTGGTTTTAGTGtgctaaaaaactgaaatatttctaAGTTaggacacatgctctctgttgctgatgccgaaaaactaattcatgtgttcatgacctgaagactagattactgtaatgcattactgggaagaTGTCCTgcaatttcaataaataaacttcaattggttcaaaatgcagctgccagagtgctggctagaaccaagaaatatgatcatattacccccattttattatcattacattggctacctattcaatttcatattaattaattgtTAATATCAATAATTCTaagaatatcaaaatcaacaTCATGAGGTAGATCCTATGTTTTCCCATTTTGCTCCTAAACTatagaatagtctccctaacactgttcaggatgcagacagactcagtttaagtctagactaaagactcatctatttagccaggcatacaccaaaTGTAtctttcaactcacaattaggctgctttagttaggtctgccagaaccagaaacattgatcatgatctagaactctgcataaaatgtaatgacatttacgctaatattattctatttgtttccatgtctcaacctctggattaatatcccgaggttaccagagccggctcTGTTCCTTCTtcgtgtcagactccactgctatgtgtctctgagtgatgatgactaaatgcagccggtgcagGCCAGAGATGTCTTCAGTcttttacaatggacttcagaggatgagctGATGCCAACTCTGACTGGaagacatcagatacttcatatgccactgcctgaaccttggacttaggatggacctcactGAAATAACCttccggttgaactgtgatgcatctCATTGATCTCTaactgcatcacctttgtctattgatggactacactcttgaaatggaatacatagactcaattaattgccaacaaaagccttcatcagccatccttgggcaagacactgaaccaagttgctcattggtgtatgagtgtgagtgtgaatgggtgattgggacacagtgtaaagcgttttggtaacctctaaggttaaaaaaacaaatgctatataagtgcagaccatttaccataactaACAAATGACaaagcatctatgtgaacttctacagttaatccaggatggacttcaaagatattagtcattaatcttacagtttaaaaaaaaaaaatcactgcacTGTATAGAAATAACTAGTATTgttattatattcatgttgtttagccaaaggggaactggcccccacagtgagcattgt from Xyrauchen texanus isolate HMW12.3.18 chromosome 39, RBS_HiC_50CHRs, whole genome shotgun sequence encodes:
- the LOC127633038 gene encoding NEDD8-activating enzyme E1 catalytic subunit-like isoform X3, whose amino-acid sequence is MAEGEEPMVVEDGSGDCSDWQGRWDHVKKFLERAGPFTHPDFEPSTESLQFLLDTCKILVIGAGGLGCELLKDLALSGFRHIDVVDMDTIDVSNLNRQFLFRPKDVGQSKAEVAADFINGRITGCNVVPHFKKIQDLDETFYRQFHIVVCGLDSVVARRWMNGMLLSLLIYEDGVLDPSSIIPLIDGGTEGFKGNARVILPGMTTCIDCTLELYPPQINFPMCTIASMPRLPEHCVEYVRMLLWPKDKPFGDDVALDGDDPKHIQWVYQKSLERAAEFNIKGVTYRLTQGVVKRIIPAVASTNAVIAAACATEVFKIASSAYAPLNNYLVFNDVDGLYTHTFEAERKENCSACSQVPQDLPFPPSAKLQDVLDYLTESASLQMKSPSITSNVDGKNKTLYLQTVASIEERTRPNLSKTLKELGLVDGQELAVADVTTPQTVLFKLIFSS